In one window of Senegalia massiliensis DNA:
- a CDS encoding S9 family peptidase, which yields MEKLKLDDFTKYKFLSGIKHGKEKGKLAFVVHNIDKEENKYLSNIWLYYKGNLRQITTFDKESSFIWLNDEEIIFSSNRDEIDKSKETKKEITKFYKININGGEAKKYFEIDKNVINIEKLTENKFIFTASYDKEDKNKDKKSFIELDEIPFWSNGSGYTNKKRSRLYIYDLEKEEYKALTDDITNIGEFSLNDNKDKVVFISNKFENKMDLTDSLYIYDIKNDELKNIDSNGFSYDYARFIKDDKLIINATNMKNYGINENGKFYTYDLNKDEMKCITPDFGKSVWNSVGSDVRYGASSSVKADGNYLYFITTENDSSYINRIDENGNIQKLVKNKGSVDGFSVKNGEIYFIGLRDLKLQEIYKLDEKEEIQISNFNNWLQKERTLSQVENYSVENDGITIDGFIIKPVNFDKSKKYPAILDIHGGPKTVYGNVFYHEMQYWANQGYVVFFCNPRGSDGKGNDFADIRGKYGTIDYDDIMKFTDKVLEQYSFIDKDKVGVTGGSYGGFMTNWIIGHTSRFRAAASQRSISNWTSMYSTTDIGYYFTEDQIGETPWSDNEKLWWHSPLKYADKVNTPTLFIHGEKDYRCWVVEGIQMFTALKYHNIESKLCIFKDENHELSRSGKPKSRIERLEQITNWFDKYLK from the coding sequence ATGGAAAAGTTAAAATTAGATGATTTTACAAAGTATAAGTTTTTATCAGGTATTAAACATGGAAAAGAAAAAGGGAAACTTGCTTTTGTAGTACATAATATTGATAAAGAAGAAAATAAATACTTATCTAATATTTGGTTATATTATAAAGGAAATTTAAGACAGATTACTACATTTGATAAGGAAAGTTCATTTATATGGTTAAATGATGAAGAGATAATATTTTCAAGCAATAGAGATGAAATAGATAAGAGTAAAGAGACAAAAAAAGAAATTACTAAATTTTATAAAATAAATATAAATGGAGGAGAGGCCAAAAAGTATTTTGAAATAGATAAAAATGTAATTAATATTGAAAAATTAACTGAGAATAAGTTTATATTTACAGCTAGCTATGATAAAGAAGATAAAAATAAAGATAAAAAAAGTTTTATTGAATTAGATGAAATACCTTTTTGGTCTAATGGCAGTGGTTATACGAATAAAAAAAGAAGCAGATTATATATTTATGATTTAGAAAAAGAAGAATATAAAGCTCTTACAGATGACATTACAAATATAGGTGAATTTTCATTAAATGATAATAAAGATAAAGTAGTATTTATATCTAATAAATTTGAAAATAAAATGGACTTAACTGATTCTTTATATATTTATGATATAAAAAATGATGAATTGAAAAATATAGATAGTAATGGTTTTTCATATGATTATGCTAGATTTATTAAAGATGATAAGTTAATAATAAATGCTACAAATATGAAAAATTATGGTATAAATGAAAATGGTAAGTTTTATACTTATGATTTAAATAAAGATGAAATGAAATGTATAACTCCTGATTTTGGTAAAAGTGTATGGAATTCAGTGGGTTCAGATGTAAGATATGGTGCGTCATCTAGTGTAAAGGCAGATGGAAATTATCTTTATTTTATTACTACAGAAAATGACAGTTCATATATAAATAGAATAGATGAGAATGGTAATATACAAAAGCTAGTAAAGAATAAAGGTTCAGTAGATGGATTTAGTGTAAAAAATGGAGAAATATATTTTATAGGGCTTCGCGATTTAAAATTACAAGAAATATATAAATTAGATGAAAAAGAAGAAATTCAGATATCTAATTTTAATAACTGGTTACAAAAAGAAAGAACATTATCCCAGGTAGAAAATTATAGTGTAGAAAATGATGGGATTACTATTGATGGATTCATAATTAAACCTGTTAATTTTGATAAAAGTAAAAAGTATCCAGCTATATTGGATATTCATGGAGGACCAAAAACTGTATATGGAAATGTTTTTTATCATGAAATGCAATATTGGGCAAATCAAGGTTATGTAGTGTTTTTCTGTAATCCTCGTGGTAGTGATGGAAAAGGAAATGATTTTGCAGATATTAGAGGGAAATATGGAACAATTGATTATGATGATATAATGAAATTTACTGATAAAGTACTTGAACAGTATTCTTTTATAGATAAAGACAAGGTAGGAGTTACAGGTGGATCTTATGGAGGTTTTATGACAAATTGGATAATAGGTCATACTAGTAGATTTAGGGCAGCTGCATCTCAAAGAAGTATATCTAATTGGACGAGTATGTATTCTACTACAGATATAGGATATTACTTTACAGAGGATCAAATTGGTGAAACTCCTTGGAGTGATAATGAAAAATTATGGTGGCATTCTCCCCTTAAATATGCAGATAAAGTAAATACACCTACGCTTTTTATTCATGGAGAAAAAGATTATAGATGTTGGGTAGTTGAAGGGATACAGATGTTTACAGCACTTAAATATCATAATATTGAAAGTAAATTATGTATATTTAAAGATGAAAATCATGAACTTAGTAGAAGTGGTAAGCCAAAAAGTAGAATAGAAAGACTTGAACAAATAACTAATTGGTTTGATAAATACTTAAAATAA
- a CDS encoding EscE/YscE/SsaE family type III secretion system needle protein co-chaperone yields MKNKMGNNQGKNARQRVQGVTGQLQSSVSELNQALSSVEKPENKQKIQNTLNSVNNALQSANDTLSNYKE; encoded by the coding sequence TTGAAAAATAAAATGGGAAATAATCAAGGTAAAAATGCTAGACAAAGAGTTCAAGGAGTTACAGGCCAACTTCAATCTTCAGTAAGCGAATTAAATCAAGCTCTTTCTTCTGTAGAAAAGCCAGAAAACAAGCAAAAAATCCAAAACACTCTTAACTCAGTAAATAATGCATTACAATCTGCTAATGATACATTATCAAACTATAAAGAATAA
- a CDS encoding aminopeptidase, which translates to MNNFNELLKKYADIAINIGVNIQKDQILYINAPIESNEFVRALSRSAYDAGARDVMVNWNDDELALIRFLNAPDKAFKEFPQWKADGLAELAKDNAAFISITGNDPDIFKDVDPEKMATDTKTKLKALQEYRKYTMASKVAWCVIAAPSKAWAKKVIGIDDSEKAIEKLWDKIFKIVRVDREEPVEAWKEHTTNLENRVKYLNKENFKKLHFKSSITDLEVELPKGHIWAGGGEKNDKDTYFVANIPTEEVFTMPHRTGVNGVVKNTKPFNYNGNLIDDFTLTLENGKVVDFKAEKGYDVLKKMLETDEGALHLGEVALVPHDSPISNLDTIFYNTLFDENASCHLALGKAYPTCIENGSDMETEELTEKGANDSLIHEDFMIGSADMNIIAEKQNGEKVQIFKDGNWSI; encoded by the coding sequence ATGAACAATTTCAATGAATTATTAAAAAAATATGCTGATATTGCAATTAATATTGGTGTAAACATTCAAAAGGATCAAATTCTTTATATTAATGCTCCTATTGAAAGCAATGAATTTGTAAGAGCTCTTTCAAGATCTGCCTATGATGCAGGTGCACGTGATGTTATGGTTAATTGGAATGACGATGAATTAGCCCTTATAAGATTTTTAAATGCACCAGACAAAGCATTTAAAGAATTTCCACAATGGAAGGCAGATGGATTAGCAGAGCTTGCAAAGGATAATGCTGCTTTTATATCAATTACTGGTAATGATCCAGACATATTTAAAGATGTAGATCCTGAAAAAATGGCAACAGATACTAAAACAAAACTTAAAGCCCTTCAAGAATATAGAAAATATACAATGGCTAGCAAAGTAGCTTGGTGTGTTATAGCTGCTCCTTCAAAAGCATGGGCTAAAAAAGTTATAGGTATTGATGATAGTGAAAAAGCTATAGAAAAGCTTTGGGATAAAATATTTAAAATAGTTAGAGTAGATAGAGAAGAACCTGTAGAAGCATGGAAGGAACATACTACAAATTTAGAAAATAGAGTAAAATATCTAAATAAAGAAAACTTCAAGAAATTACATTTCAAATCCTCTATTACAGATTTAGAAGTAGAACTACCAAAAGGCCATATTTGGGCAGGTGGAGGAGAAAAGAATGATAAGGACACATATTTTGTAGCTAATATTCCAACAGAAGAAGTCTTTACTATGCCTCATAGAACTGGAGTAAATGGTGTAGTTAAAAATACTAAACCATTTAATTATAATGGCAATTTAATAGATGACTTTACACTTACACTTGAAAATGGTAAAGTTGTAGATTTTAAAGCAGAAAAGGGCTATGATGTACTTAAAAAAATGTTAGAAACTGATGAAGGAGCATTACATTTAGGTGAAGTTGCCTTGGTACCACATGATTCTCCTATATCAAATTTAGATACAATATTCTATAATACATTATTTGATGAAAATGCATCTTGTCATTTAGCTTTAGGAAAAGCATACCCTACATGTATAGAAAATGGAAGTGATATGGAAACAGAAGAGTTAACAGAAAAAGGTGCAAATGATTCACTTATACATGAAGATTTCATGATAGGTTCAGCTGATATGAATATAATAGCTGAAAAACAAAATGGTGAAAAAGTACAAATATTTAAAGATGGTAATTGGTCTATATAA
- a CDS encoding methyl-accepting chemotaxis protein, producing the protein MREDTNTIIDYQKKTLKFVLIIYSISGLLAATTFSVMKYLGLYSSIKWLDLSLFGLLIIVESIIFYLMHRKTVDNGNFNKKNFNILKYIIFIMTFINYLYLVFMIPSKELWMSIFYFIILGALFLDVKLNIAFIITGIISQIAIFTFNSNTLPSEELIIQEFVIRAIIITLTSFGIFIFTLFASNILNQIQKREEELANNNQKISNIFNRTSEFADSLLDSSKMVSTIAEEESTAMQEIAYTSDNVLQSSNSMLDKSKKNTNILDELLSENESIHNKTNNSRSIALELIEKSNKNEISLNEASNIMNKIKERIEFTFDATRKLQDKAEEVDEILVIIGNIAEQTNLLALNASIEAARAGESGRGFVVVAEEIRKLAENTKHSLKDVAGITTELKTKISDVEDLMTNNNNHITEGNNIVGDTVHNVKDMISELKDFTETIKNINVMTKGQLNKTKEIVNFNENIYENTESTIGEFNTLIQSIQQSAAMSEELSANAENLKDIAVQMNELIK; encoded by the coding sequence ATGAGAGAAGATACTAATACAATAATAGATTATCAGAAAAAAACTTTGAAATTTGTACTTATTATTTATTCAATAAGTGGATTATTAGCTGCAACAACTTTTTCAGTTATGAAATATTTAGGGTTATATAGTTCAATTAAATGGTTAGATTTGTCTTTATTTGGACTTTTAATTATAGTTGAATCTATTATTTTTTATTTAATGCATAGAAAGACTGTTGATAATGGAAATTTTAATAAAAAGAATTTTAATATTTTAAAGTATATAATATTTATTATGACTTTTATAAATTACTTATATTTAGTATTTATGATACCATCTAAGGAATTATGGATGAGCATATTTTACTTTATTATTTTAGGAGCATTATTTTTAGATGTTAAATTAAATATTGCATTTATAATTACTGGAATTATAAGCCAAATAGCTATATTTACATTTAATTCTAACACACTTCCATCAGAAGAATTGATAATACAAGAATTTGTAATCAGAGCAATAATAATTACTCTAACTTCTTTTGGTATATTCATATTTACATTGTTTGCTTCTAATATACTTAATCAAATACAAAAAAGAGAAGAAGAACTAGCAAATAACAATCAAAAAATATCAAATATTTTTAATAGAACTTCTGAATTTGCAGATTCATTATTAGACTCTAGTAAAATGGTGTCAACTATAGCAGAAGAAGAAAGTACAGCTATGCAAGAAATAGCTTATACTAGTGATAATGTACTACAATCGAGTAACTCTATGTTAGATAAGTCTAAAAAGAATACAAATATATTAGATGAGTTACTATCAGAGAATGAGAGTATACATAACAAAACAAATAATAGTAGAAGTATAGCTTTAGAACTTATAGAAAAATCCAATAAAAATGAAATATCATTAAATGAAGCATCTAACATTATGAATAAAATAAAGGAACGAATAGAATTCACTTTTGATGCTACAAGAAAACTTCAGGATAAGGCTGAAGAAGTAGATGAGATATTAGTTATTATTGGAAATATTGCTGAACAAACTAATTTACTTGCATTAAATGCTTCAATAGAAGCTGCTAGAGCTGGGGAATCTGGAAGAGGATTTGTAGTTGTAGCTGAAGAAATAAGAAAACTTGCTGAAAATACTAAGCATTCGTTGAAAGATGTAGCTGGAATAACTACAGAGTTAAAAACAAAAATTTCTGATGTAGAAGATTTAATGACTAATAATAATAATCATATAACTGAAGGAAATAATATAGTAGGTGATACTGTACATAATGTAAAAGATATGATATCAGAATTAAAAGATTTTACTGAAACTATAAAAAATATAAATGTTATGACTAAAGGACAACTTAATAAAACAAAAGAAATAGTAAATTTCAATGAAAACATTTATGAAAATACAGAAAGTACAATAGGAGAATTTAATACTTTAATTCAATCAATTCAACAAAGTGCAGCAATGAGTGAAGAACTTTCGGCAAATGCTGAAAACTTAAAAGACATAGCTGTACAAATGAATGAATTGATTAAATAA
- a CDS encoding sodium-dependent transporter, whose translation MGLGNLWKFPYNTGSNGGGAFVLLYILFLVIIGIPLMLAAITLGRKTELSVFGAYRSIDKRWAFVGTLAIICGFIILAFYSTVGGWVIFYLKSAIVGDLSTTDSAYLNSLFDNLLNSPIELLSYQFIFMIATILIVLKGISGGIEKASKIMMPALFIMIIIIAVRSITLKGGIEGIEFLFVPDFSKINMNVAMNALGQVFFSISIGIGTMITYGSYLDKKDNLLSTATLIPVLDTIIAILAGLAILPAVFALGFEPTDGPKLMFVTLPAVFSSMPFGYFFSLLFFILVLFAALTSSISMLEVAVSYFVDEKGKKRVPTTIITGGFIFLLGVPSSLSLGAWSFKVLGNLNFFDLYDKLASNILLTTGAFLLAIFVGWVLTPEKAIEEIESSKIEFKLAKIWSLLIKYVVPIAIGIILVNSYIDFIKSVLGIE comes from the coding sequence ATAGGTTTAGGTAATCTATGGAAATTTCCATATAATACTGGTTCAAATGGTGGCGGAGCTTTTGTTTTATTATATATATTATTTCTAGTAATTATAGGTATCCCTTTAATGCTTGCAGCCATAACTCTTGGACGAAAAACTGAATTATCTGTTTTTGGTGCATATAGAAGCATTGATAAAAGATGGGCTTTTGTTGGTACTCTAGCAATAATATGTGGTTTTATTATACTTGCCTTTTATTCTACTGTAGGAGGTTGGGTTATATTTTATCTAAAATCAGCAATAGTAGGTGATCTAAGTACCACTGATTCAGCATATTTAAATAGCCTTTTTGATAATTTACTTAATTCACCTATAGAATTATTGTCATATCAATTTATTTTCATGATAGCTACCATATTAATAGTTTTAAAAGGTATTAGTGGTGGAATTGAAAAAGCTTCAAAAATAATGATGCCGGCTTTATTCATAATGATTATAATTATAGCTGTAAGAAGTATTACTCTTAAAGGTGGTATAGAAGGTATAGAGTTTTTATTTGTACCTGACTTTTCGAAAATTAATATGAATGTAGCAATGAATGCTCTAGGTCAAGTATTCTTTTCAATTTCTATAGGAATAGGAACTATGATTACTTATGGAAGCTATCTAGATAAAAAAGATAACCTCTTATCTACAGCAACTCTTATTCCAGTGTTAGATACAATTATTGCTATACTCGCAGGACTTGCAATACTACCTGCCGTATTTGCCCTTGGTTTTGAGCCTACAGACGGTCCAAAACTTATGTTTGTAACATTACCTGCTGTATTTTCATCTATGCCATTTGGTTACTTTTTCAGCTTATTATTCTTTATATTAGTATTATTTGCAGCGCTTACTTCTTCTATATCAATGCTAGAAGTAGCTGTATCATATTTTGTAGATGAAAAAGGTAAAAAGAGAGTACCAACAACTATAATTACAGGTGGATTTATATTTTTACTTGGAGTACCCTCTTCACTTTCTCTTGGAGCTTGGTCATTTAAAGTATTAGGTAATTTAAACTTCTTTGACCTTTATGATAAATTAGCTTCAAATATACTTTTAACAACAGGTGCATTCTTACTTGCAATATTTGTAGGATGGGTTTTAACTCCAGAAAAAGCAATAGAAGAAATAGAGAGCTCTAAAATAGAATTTAAATTAGCTAAAATATGGTCTTTACTCATAAAATATGTAGTTCCTATTGCTATAGGTATAATATTAGTTAATTCTTATATAGATTTTATTAAATCAGTTCTTGGCATAGAATAA